A stretch of DNA from Lujinxingia litoralis:
GGGAACCAGTTCTGCACGTCTTCCGCGGCCAGCTTCTCGGCCAGGTAGGCGCGCACGATCGGCCGCGCCTCTTCCCGCATCGCCTCCAGCTCGGCTTCGGTGGTCTCCCCATCGCGCTCCGGAAGCCCCTCCAGGGGCTCGTCGTACATGTACTCCCAGATGTTGATGTTTCGAAGACCGCTATTGCTCACCAGGTAGACCTTCCCGTCGATCATCCGGGCGCTGGTGTAATTGCCCTCAATATCAACCTGTTTCTCCACCTGGGGATTGGCCCGGTCCGACACATCCAGAATGGTCAGGCGAGTACCGTAGAAGTACTCCACAACCTCGTCCGGACGCTCTCCGTCGGGAGTCGGCCCCACGTCTTCACCATCCTCCACATCGCCGACCGCGTCTTCATAATAGTAGTTGCCCTGCCAGATGGAGCTGAACACCGCGACGCGATCCCCCTCCAAAAAGAGGCTGTGCGGATAGGATTCCTGCGGAAAATCAAACCGCCCCACGCGCTCGGTCTGATCTGCCGGCCAGCTCTTGAGGATCTGCAACGAGCTATCGGCCACCGTGTAGATGTAGTTTCCGTCGGTCTTGACGATGTCCGGCTCATCCACGCCGGCTTCCTGGACGTTGGTCTCGGTAAACTCCGAGGGGCTATCGCCACCGCTCGAATCATCGCCCTCCGAGGGGACGCCGGCATCGAAATCCGGCTCTCCAACCTCCGGTCCCCACCAGTAATTGTTGTACCGGTTCTTAAGCACCTGTTCGGTGAGCGAGTCGATGACCTCGCCACGCACATCCTCACAGGTCTGAGCCTTGGTCAGGCGAAAGCTCGTGCTGGCCGTGGCATCACCGCGGCGAGGCTCCTCGTCAGGGCCACAGGCCGCCACCATCGTCACAGCTCCCACCGTCGCGGCCACCCGCGGCCACCAGCGGCGCCATTGTTCAGATTTCTGACTCTTTTCCATCGCTGACCTCTCAGTTTTTTTGAGTTCGCATCACCGGATTCATCGAGCGTTGTCCTGCAGCGGCCTGATTTCTGGGAGTTTCCCGGATGCCTGCCTCGACTCTCGACATCTGCTCGGCCACTTCGGGATACTTTTAAAGCAAAGGCGATGCCAGATCTGAATATGGGCTAAACATCGCTCGTTTTTCTCTTACGGGTGGCCACGGCGCCCCGGTCATCGCCGGCAGTGATCGCGCTCAGGCTCGCGCATCGCCAGCAGCGCTTCAAAGTAGGGAGCGGCCTCCTCACAGGTGAGTTCGCCATCGGCATCGGCGTCCAGATTCAACGCTCCTCCCAGCCCGTCGATGCGGGCCATCTTAAAGACACTGAACGCATCGTTGGGCTCCACCGGCGGCGAGATCTGGCAGAGCGATGCCGAGGCCCCGTACACCTCGGCGTGGGTATGCGTGGCGCTGCCGCCCTCGATCAGGTTGGCGTGGGTGAGCTGACCGAAGTAGCGCACGATCTGGCGCTGCCCCATGTAGCGCCGGCATCCACTGCCGGCGATCTCCAGGCTGACCCCGGGCTCGCCATCGGCATCGGCGTCCACGACCCGCGGGTCCTGCGGGTCGGAGGGAATCGCGTCGCCCACCGGGTCCTCCAGCTCCAGCCCCCAGAGCCCCACCTCGGTGGCCGAGGTGTAGGCGCCACCCGGGGTGGGACGCGTGACAAAGCCGCGATCGATCTCCGGCGACTGAATGGTCGCGATCACCGCCGGCGGAACCAGGGGACGCAGCCCGGCCACCGGGCTCAAATCCAGCGCGCAGAGCCTGCGCTGCTCTCGCAGCAGCTCCCCATCTTCCTCGATCCTGACCAGGTAATACCCCATCGAGACCTGCTCCTGGCCCAGCACGCAGCTCGATGCGCGGTGGGCCTGCAACCACGTCCCGCCCAGCGTACCCGCGCCCGCGCCATCGCCCAGGCCCACGTCTTCGCCGGGGCCCACGTCAACCTCGCCGGCATCCGGGAGCACCTGCTCCTCAAAGCTCCCCGAGCCCCGCTCCACCTGGCAGCCGCTCCCGAGCCCCCCCACAACCCCTCCGGCGATGAGCAACGCTCTCCACAGCATAACTTCTCTCACGACAGCACCTCGACTGCGGCATTTCGGCGCGAGACCAAAGACACCTTCACCTTTAAATTCAACCACTTAAACCACAACCACACAACCACCCATGAAACCTGCTCAGTAATGCAGCTCAAACCCTACCGCCCCCAGCCACCCACCGGAGCTAAAGCCCGGAAAGCCCGGGTTACCCGTCTGAAGCCCCTGCGCCTCGGGGTAAGGCTGACCGGTGCGCGGGTCCCGGGTATCGTCGGGGAGCTCATCGCAGAGCGCCTCCACCCCGGGCCCGCAATCCGGATAGCTACCCAACGCCCCTTTGTCGGTCGTGCGATACAGCAGGTGATGCGCCTGCACGTACCAGGCGGCGACCACCTCACGTTGCCAGATGTCAAAGCGGTGCTCAGCCCCCAGCGAGGCCAGCGCCCGGTGGTTATCCACGTAGTTGGTACGCCCGGTCTGAGCCGGCACCGGCGAGGGCACAAAGCCCAGTCCGGCGCGCAGTCGAGTGTCGGCGCTGCTCTGCCACTGGGCGCCCAGACGCCCCTCCAGCGTGTCGTCAAATCCCGCCTGCTGGCCATGCGTATCGCGGTACCCCGACCAGAAGGTGTAGCGGGCATCCGCCGTCACAAGGAGATCGCCCGGCTCCCAGGCCAGCCCCAGGCGCAGCGATGCCGGCGTAAACGTCGGCACCCAGTCAATCGCCTGTCGGGTATCTTCGCCCGACGACGCACCACGCACCTGCACCTCATTCCCCCCCTTGATGGCAAAGGCCACCGAGCCCCGGTACACCAGCCCCAGACGAACATCGGCCGGCAGCTTCAGCGTCGCACCGGCGAGTATCCCCCAGGCATTGGTGGTCTGAATGTCAGCGTTGAGGCCCACATCGCTCTGATCAGCCGGGTCGCGCACAAAGGCCTCCGTCGTAGCGCGAGCCCCCGGCAGGTAGGTGCCGCCGATGCCAAAATGGAGCCGCTCGGTGATCTGGCGCCCCACCCCGGCCTCGATCACCGGGCGGCGCAAACGCTCCCCCACCAGCTCAAAATGCAACTGGTTAGAAAAGGCTCGCTCGCGTTCATCCGCGAAATGCGTCTGCATGCTCAAGAGCCCGTTGGTCGGCAGCATCACCACCGCGCCGCCACGGGTGCGAGTACCCCCGAAATCGGTCACTGCGCCGATCACCACGCCATAGAGCGGCGCTACCTCCAGCGTGTCGGAGCGCTCCCGACGCGTCTGATCGGTGGGAAGCGCCGGCCCGTTCCCACCCAGATCGGGGATGTCGTAGCCCGCGGGCCGCTCTTTGAGCAGGATCTGAGCCTGCCCCAGGGTTGCAAATGCCCCCAGGCGAATGCCGGTACGCGCCCGGGCCAGCTCAGCCACGTTATCGTAGACCGCGGCCGGGCCTTCAGCCGACGCCGCCTGGGCGCCGGCCATCGCCGCCGAACGCGCCCCTGAACCGTACACATCAAAGGGGCTGGCCAGGGCGGCCGGGGCCGCCAGCAGCGCGGCGGCCAGCGCCAGCGCGCCGAGCACCGAAGATTGCTCACTCGTTCTCACATCCACCTCAAACTACGCATCACCATTCATCGACCCACGTCTTATCACGCCGGCGCATCGACCCTACTCCACCGGCCTGCGCGCGACCAAGGTCACCCACCCGAGCTGGTCCGCGATGTTCGTCCCTGGGTCGAACATCACCCGCTTAAACGCTGGTGCATTCGCCCCTCCGCCCTTTTCCCCACCTCGCACCACAGAGCAACAAAGCCCCGCGGTGCATACGCATCCGCGAGGCTCGATTCTCAGGCGTTTACCGAGCATTAGCACCGGCACCAACCCATCTGCATCCATCACGTCTTAGCGCGACGAACCCACTTCGCGCTTGAGCACGACTTGGTCGCTGGGGGCCAGCACCGTGCTATGCGCCTCGGCGGTCACGACCATCGCAAAGCTGGGAAAGGGCGTAGTGAACGACACCTGGCCCGTGCGATCGTCGGCCAGACGAAGCTGCCCCACATTGTAATTGTAGTTGGTCCCATCCGGCGAAACCCACACCACGTAGGTCGCCGCCGACTCATCGAGCTGGCCCGGCCGCGGCAGGTGCGCCACCGAGAGCGACACCACTCGGTTGCCATTCTTATCCGAGGTCACCTCCACGATGCCCTCGGCTCCGGCGGTGCGCTGACCCGACTCCATGCGGTACTCCGACGCCCCCGAACAGGCACTGAGCACCAGACCAAGCGCCACAACCACCAGCACTGCCATCGACTTCAAGCTGCGAATGTTCATCACTTCACTCCTTCATAGGTATGTTCTGGGGCATGCCCATCCAGACAACGCACGCATATCCCGGGCATCGACGTACACCCGATACCACTCAATATACCAACACTTCGCGAGTCCTTCGGCACCAGCAAAGACCAGGCAGGCACGATCCTGCCATACTCCGCGACGCGGGTCGACCTTAACCGCCAGACCCGCGCCCCTGGTGCCGAAACACGCGATGCTGCGGCAACGGGTTCGCAAGGTCTGGAGAGCGTGATAACCTCCCTTTCGACACAGGCCCTGCCCCCCCGACCTCTTCCCCGGCACCCTATCCATGGCTCATCCTCAGTCCGCCAACACGACCCCCTCGACCTCCCCCGCGCCGCTGAGCGCCGAGTCTTTTGATCCCGCGATCTGGGCCGACCTCGCCCCGGGACGCCGCGCCCCCCTCGATGCCGTCGAACGTGACGAGGGCTACCTGAGCACCCCGGATCACCAGCAGCTTTACTGGCAGAGCTGGCGCGACCCCGAGGCCCAACCCCGCGCCCTCGTCGCCCTGATGCATGGCTACGCCGAGCACAGCGCGCGCTACGACCACGTGGGCATCGCCCTGGCCCGGGTGGGCTACCAGGTCATGGCCATCGACGCGCGCGGCCACGGGCGCAGCACCGGGCGCCGTGGCCTGGTCCGCGACTTCGAACACTACGTCGACGACCTGGAACTCCTCATCGAACGCGCCACACAGCGCTGGCCCGCGCTCCCGCTCTTTGTGCTGGGGCACTCCAACGGCGGCCTCATCTCCCTGCGCCTGGCCCTTCGCAAACCGGCGGCGGTGCGCGCCTTCATCATCTCCAGCCCCCTGCTCGGTGTGGCCCCCGATCTCTCCCCTCTAAAACAGAAGCTCGGTGTGCTTGCCAGCCGGCTCCTCCCCACATTGAGCATCCCCTCCGGGCTGGATTCGGCGTTTTTGAGCCATCTTCCCGACGTGATCGCGCACCACGACCGCGATCCGCTCAACTTCTCCACGGCCACCGCCGGATGGTTCTCTCAGGCCCTCGACGCGATCAAAGATACCCGCGAACGCGGCGCCGAGATCGAAGCCTCTTGCCTCTTCCTGGTCGCCGGCGACGATCGGGTAGTCAATGCCGCCGAAACCGAGAGCTTCTTCCACACCATCGGCTCCCACGACCGCCAGCTGGAGATGCTGCCGGGGCTCTACCACGAAATCCTCAACGAAAAGCCCTGGCGCGATCTCCTGACGCAGGCCCTCTTCTTTATGGAAGCTCGCCGTACCCCCGCCATCGACTGAGGTTGCCGTGACCGCTCTTCGCACTCGCCACCCCATCATCTTTGCGCTCCTCCTCCTGGGGCTGGTGATCTTGAACGCCTGCCAGGACGAGCGCTTGCGCGAGGGCGAACGCCAGACCGTCGACGCCATCTTTAAGAGCGGATTGGAGATGGGCGACGATCCCTTCGTGCGCGCCGAAACCCTGCGGGCGCTGGAGCTCCTCGACGACCCGCGTGCCATCCCCCTGGCCGAGCCCCTGCTCGATGACCCCAGCCCGATGGTACGAGTCGGAGCCCTGCGCCTGCTGATCCTCCACGATCATCCTCGGGCTCGCCAGGAGGCCATGGCCGCCTACAACCGAGCCGACGACGCCGAAAAACGCCTGATCGTGTCCACCTCCCTGGACCTGGGCAGCGAGACGCTACGCCGCACCATGATCAGCCGGGCGCTACGCGCCGACGATCCTCGCCAGCGCAGCCTGGCCTTTGAAGCCGGCCCCCTGGCCACGGTAGAGGCCCTTCAGCAGGCCGGCGATGAGACCACCCTGCGCCGCTCAGCGCTGCCGGAACTGGGCGGGTTTGTCGAAGATCCCGATCCCGACATCGCCGCCCGGGCGCTCTCTCGACTGACCGAAGCCGGCCAGTCCGACCGCGCCCTGGCCTTCGTCGAACGCTTCGCCGATCCGAACCAACCACTGCAGGCTCGCCTGGACGCCGGACGCATTCTCGTGCGCTCCCGGGCAGAACTGGCCCGCCAGGCCTTCGCCGATCTGCTGAAACGCGCCGGCGTCTACGACGCCGAAACCCTGGGGCTTCCCCAGCGCAAGATCGCCCCCGAACTGGTGCGCGTGGCCGCCCTGGGGCTCACCGCCCTGGGTGACGAAACCTACGTCGCCCACACCCAGGAGTACCTTCAGGGCGCCGAGATCGAACCCACCATCGAGGTGCTCAGCGCACTGGCCTCCAACCCCTCCGACGACGCCGCCGTCACCCTGCGCATCGCCATGCGCGACGCCCGTCACCCGGTGCGCCGGGCTGCCGTCAGCCTCTACGCCTCCCGCGAAGATGCGCGCGCCGATGCCCTGATCAGCGCCCTGCGCAGCGAAGACTTCGAGACCCGCAGACTCATCGCTCGCCAGCTTATCGACCGCTTTGATCAGGCCTGGCGCGAAACCATCTCCACACGCCTGAACAACCCCGACCAGGCCACCGAAACCCTGCGCATCCTGCAGATGGTGCTGCGCACCGACGACGATCTTCAGACCATCATCACCCCTCTGGTCCCGCAGCTCGAAGCGTTGGCCTCATCCACCGATGCACAGAGCGCCGCGCTGGCCTCCTACCTCTTGCTGCGCGTCGAAAGCGACGGCGCGGTGCTCGAGGCCATCCGCACCAGCTCCGATCCTCAGACGCGTCAGGCCTACCTGGAGTACCTGGCCACCACCGAGACGCCTCGCCAGCACCTCGATGAGTTTCGCGCGCACCTCTTCGACGACCTCTTCGTGTTGCGCCTCTTTGCCGCCGTGGGCATCTGGCGCGCCTTCCCTGACCAGGTCCGCGCACCGGCCTCCTCACCCGCCGAAGCATCCCCCACGCCGCCCTCAGCCGCATCGGCCCCAACCGCACCGGACCAGCCCGCGCAAGATGAACCCGCGCCGGACCAGCCCGATGAGTGAGCCCGAAGCGCCCTTATCCCGCCGGGTTAGCGCGCGTTGATCGCCCAGTCGTACTCGGAGAAACGCACCGCCGCGCCCTCCCCCAGCGCCTGACGCGTGGCCTCATCGCGCACGTAGCGCGCCAGATACGCCTGCACCGAGCCCGCCGACTTAATAAAGTCCTCGGCAAACCAGTTGAAGAGCTGACTCGTCTCCACGCTCCCTCCCTCCACCTTCCGGGTGGTCGCCGGGATGAACTCGCGCGCCGCGGCCTCCAGCTGCGCCTCCAGCCTGCGGGCCCGCATCGGCTCCGGGCGAAGACGCGGGCAGCTTTTAGCCGCACACACCAACACAAAGTGAATGCGCGGCTCGTTAAACCGGGCCCGGATCACCCGGGTATGCTCCAGTTCATCCAGCGTCATCTCTTGACCGGCCACCCGGTGACGGCGCTCTTTAAAAAAGCCCTCCGAACGCATCACCGACTCCAGCGGCCAGAGTTCCAGCACCTGCTGGAGCACCAACGCGTTGTAGGCGTTGATGTAAAACGCCAGCTGCGCCTCGCGGCTCTTCCCCCGGACCTCGGCATCGCCAATGGCCGCGACATAAGCGTTGAGCTTCTGGCGATCCGCCGCGCTGGCATGCCAGCGCGCGTAATCCACCTGGCCGCGTCCATCCACATAGCGCCCCAACAACTCGCCAAAGAGCGCCGGATCGATCACCTCGCCATGCGCCGCCGCGGCCTCCCCGGACGCCGCCGGCGCCCCTCCCTCACCGGGGGCCTCCTGCGCCCACGCTGTACCTCCTGTCACCAGACTCGCCACCAGGGCGGCCGCGCTGAACCATCGTCGCATCTTCTGCTCCCCTTGCTCGGGTCTCTCTCCCTACGACCCTCTCCCGGGCCTCGTCCTCGTGCCTCCAGGATACCCCCGGAGCACCCTCGGCCCAACACCACCCTGGACGCAGCTCTTCCCCCCGGCATTCATCCGCCCCTCCCTTAAAAAGCCGCCCCCCAACCCCCACCCCACAAAAAAAGCCTCGCCAGCCCTTAAGGGCGGCGAGGCTTTCTAACCCCGGGAGTGGGCCCGGGCAATCGGGCGCCCACTCCCTGAGAGCGTTTAGCGAAGCTCGAACTTGTACTGGGTCGCGCGACCGAAGTTCTCGGCGACGTTCTCCCAGTTGACCACGTTCCACCACTGGTCCACGTACTGACCGCGGTTGTTCTGGTACTTCAGGTAGTAGGCGTGCTCCCACACGTCGAGCGCCAGCACCGGAATCGCCGTGAACTGGGTCTGCTTCTGGTGGTTCTCCGCCGCCAGAGTCACCAGCTGCTCGCCACCGGGCTGCCAGGCCAGAATCCCCCAGCCGCTACCTTCCACGGCCTTGGACGCCGCACCGAACTGCGCCTTGAGGTTGTCCAGGCTGCCAAAATCCTTCTTGATCTGCGCGAGCAGATCGCCCGAGGGATCTTTGTAGTTATCGGCCGGGGTCATGTTCTGCCAGAAGAGGCAGTGATTGAAGTGACCCGAACCGTGGAAAGCCGCCAGGCGCTCCAGATCACGGATCTTGCCGAAATCGCCGCTCTCGCGAGCTGCGGCCAGCGCCTTCTCCGCGTTGTTGAGGCCGTTGACGTAGCCCATATGATGCTTGCTGTGGTGCAGCCGCATCGTCTGCTCGTCGATGAAGGGCTCCAGCGCATCGTAGGCGTAGTTAAGCTCGGGAAGGGTGTGATTTCCAACCATGGACAGCCTCCTAAAAAAGGGTCATCAGGATTCAGTGGGATTCGACAATTCCGCGCTCCCTCAACACCGGCCGTCGCACTCCGAACGCCCCGAAACTCGGGGCGTTCGACGACTCGTACCGACCGCATTTAGCACGCGCTACGCGGGCAATCACGCGGCGACCAGCGTCAAAGCTAGCGCGAAGATAGACCGCACCTCGCCGAAGTCAAGCAGCCCCTCGAAGAGAGAGGCGCCAACCTCACCTCAGGGCAACGCGCAATAACGCGTGCTCACCTCGACGATCCCCTCCAACCCCCGGCGCTTCAGCGAGAGCGCGCCATTCTCACAGCCCTCCACCGGCCCCAGAAACACAAACCCCGAACCAAACCCGATCACCTCTTCCTGCCCGGACTCATCCAGCCCCAGCACCTCCAGGGGCTCATGCGCCATGGGCTCCGAGGCACAGAGCGTGACCGCCGAACTCAACGCCAGACGATCGGCAATCAAATCGAGCTGATCGACAAAATCCAGGGTGCAAGCGCTGGTAAACATCCCCTGCGTCCCAAACGCCTCCACCGCCCGATAGAGCCGATTCGACGGGTACGCCGCCCCCAGCGTGCTCCGACACACCGAGCGCACCGCCTCCCCCTCCTCATAACTCACCCCGGAGGGCGGCCCGGCGATCACCGCCAGCGAGATCCCCTCCGGGCTCTGCGCACGGGCCAGCAACGCCTCCACCAGCGGCGAAACCTCGCGGCGATCCTCTCCACTCCACGCACACGCATCCCGCGGTGCCCCCTCGCCACCGGGCGCCGGGCCGGAACAATCGTCTTCGTTGCTGACCACCAGCATTAACAGGCGCGCATCTTCCCGACGAAACGACGCCAGCGCACGGGAGGAACCCAGCACATTGGCGTCGATCACATCCAACGCCTGCTGAAAGCCCCCGCCCTCCTGGCCCTGCTGCACGTTGCAGCTCGCCGCGCGCACCCAACCCTGGGTGCCGGAGTACGCCACCTGCATGGCGTTATCCTCGCACCCCTCCACGTCACGCACGATCGGGGCCAGCCCCGCGCCGGCGCGCGCATCGGTGGTCACCACCCCCACCCGCACATCCAGCGCCCCCTCCCCCTCCAAACGCTCCAAAAACCCGGGCATCGCCGCGGCCAGCGCCCGCTGATACGAGACCATCTCGCCGGCGTTATCCATGACCACCAGCACATCCAGTAGCTCCGGGCGCTCAAAGCGATCAAAGAGCTCACTGCGCTCAATGCCGGCGCGACACTCCTCGGGCAAGAGCGGATCGCCCTGATACCCCGGGTTGGGCCGGCTGCACCCCGACACCCCCACCGTCAACACCACCCCCGCCCAAAGCATTGCCCATCTGCTGCTGGCCATCTTCGCTCCTCATACCTCGGCTGAGCGTCAAGGGGCTCAACCGCGAATCTTATCGGCCACCGCCGCGATCTCCCGACGCCCTTCCAACACCGAGAGCATCTTCGAGAACACCTGCTTGGAGGCTCCCTTCAAACGCATGGCCACTGCCTCCCACGACTCGAAATCCCACATCATGGGCACGACCCCGGGACTCGCCATCACCGCATCCACAAAGGCCGCGGCCTGCTCGCCAGCGATCTCCGACTCGCCGGCCAGCGCGGCGCACACATAACTGAGCATCGCCCGGACCGCCGGCCAGCGCTCATCCTCGCTGAGCGCGCCTTCTAAAAACACCCGGGCCGGCTCCCCGCCCTCGATCTTCAAGATCTCTTCGGCAAAGGCTCCGAGCCACTCGGCATCGACCTTATGACGCTGCGCCTCGGCGATATGTTCAAAGGCCGCGCTGCGCTGACCGTCAATCACCTCGGCCACTGCCAGCGCCCCCAGCGCCGAGCCGCGATCCTCCGGACCCTGGTCGACCAACTGCTCCAACACCAGCCGCGCCTCCTCCACCCGGCGACGCTCCAGCAAGAGCACCCCCAGGTTGTACTGCGCCTCCATATTCTCAGGCCCCACCTCCAGCGCCCGACGCGCCCAGCGCTCGGCCACCTCGGCATCCCCGCTCTGGTAGGCCGCCATCGTCGCGCCGTTGAGCATACTCACGTCGTCGCCGGCCCGATTCACCGCCTCCTCAAACGCCCGCAACGCCGCCTCACTGCGCCCCAACATCAAGTACGACTGGCCCAGCTGACTCCAGCCCACCGCGCTCTCCGTCTCCAGAGACACGTACTCCTCAAAGGCATCCACCGCGTCTTCAAAGTCCTCCAGCACCTGATGGCAAAGACCCAGGTAGAGCCAGGCCGAGGTGTTCTCCGGATCCTCCTGAAGCACCCGCTTAAACGCGTAGGCCGCATCCTCCACCCGCCCCGCCTCAAAATACGCGGTGGCCGCCATCTCCCAGACCATCGCGTTGTCGCCAGCCAGGCGCGCGGCGATACCAAAGTAATGCGCGGCCTCGTTGAACTCCTCGCGATCAAAGAGAAGATGCCCGAGCCGAAAGGAAACATCGACGGCCTGCACGCCCTGCTCCACCGCCTGGCGGTAGCAGTCCATCGCCTGATCTTCAGCCCCCATATCCAGGTACATATCCCCCATAAAGGCGCGATGCCGGGGCTCCGCCGTGCTCACACTGCCCAGCGCGTCGAGCAGCGCGTTGGCCGCCTCAAACTCCCCCTTCACAATCAGCGCCTCCACCTGACTCAACTGCAGAGAGACGTTCTGCGCATGGTGCGTTAACGCTCGCCGCAGCACACCCAGGGCCTCCTCGCAGAGCTGACGCCCCACCAACAAAATCGCGTAGATCAACGCCGCGTTAAGATCTTCGGCGCCCTTCTCCGCATAGTGGGCGTTCGCCAGCTTCAGTGCCTCCGGATAATGATCGCGCTCCAGCGCTCGCCGCACGTCGCGGGGCAGCGCGTCAAGGCCCTGCCCCAGCAGCGCCTCCAACGTCATCAGAGCCGGGGTGGTCTGGCCATCTTCCTCAAGATCGAATTCGTCTCGCATCGTCCACATCGCGCGTATGCCTTTGCCAGCGGTTCCTGACCCCGGAGCACAGACGTCGACAACAGACCTTGTGCCGCACTCCAGGGCGTTCAACTCGCACGCTTACCCTAAGTTTTGCGTTCCATAAAGCGCACTGCACCCCCACCCGTAGATCCAGCCCCTCTTTCCCCTCCCGGCACCGCAAAATCCCCCCCTTACATCCCTTG
This window harbors:
- a CDS encoding OmpP1/FadL family transporter, producing the protein MRTSEQSSVLGALALAAALLAAPAALASPFDVYGSGARSAAMAGAQAASAEGPAAVYDNVAELARARTGIRLGAFATLGQAQILLKERPAGYDIPDLGGNGPALPTDQTRRERSDTLEVAPLYGVVIGAVTDFGGTRTRGGAVVMLPTNGLLSMQTHFADERERAFSNQLHFELVGERLRRPVIEAGVGRQITERLHFGIGGTYLPGARATTEAFVRDPADQSDVGLNADIQTTNAWGILAGATLKLPADVRLGLVYRGSVAFAIKGGNEVQVRGASSGEDTRQAIDWVPTFTPASLRLGLAWEPGDLLVTADARYTFWSGYRDTHGQQAGFDDTLEGRLGAQWQSSADTRLRAGLGFVPSPVPAQTGRTNYVDNHRALASLGAEHRFDIWQREVVAAWYVQAHHLLYRTTDKGALGSYPDCGPGVEALCDELPDDTRDPRTGQPYPEAQGLQTGNPGFPGFSSGGWLGAVGFELHY
- a CDS encoding alpha/beta hydrolase: MAHPQSANTTPSTSPAPLSAESFDPAIWADLAPGRRAPLDAVERDEGYLSTPDHQQLYWQSWRDPEAQPRALVALMHGYAEHSARYDHVGIALARVGYQVMAIDARGHGRSTGRRGLVRDFEHYVDDLELLIERATQRWPALPLFVLGHSNGGLISLRLALRKPAAVRAFIISSPLLGVAPDLSPLKQKLGVLASRLLPTLSIPSGLDSAFLSHLPDVIAHHDRDPLNFSTATAGWFSQALDAIKDTRERGAEIEASCLFLVAGDDRVVNAAETESFFHTIGSHDRQLEMLPGLYHEILNEKPWRDLLTQALFFMEARRTPAID
- a CDS encoding HEAT repeat domain-containing protein, giving the protein MTALRTRHPIIFALLLLGLVILNACQDERLREGERQTVDAIFKSGLEMGDDPFVRAETLRALELLDDPRAIPLAEPLLDDPSPMVRVGALRLLILHDHPRARQEAMAAYNRADDAEKRLIVSTSLDLGSETLRRTMISRALRADDPRQRSLAFEAGPLATVEALQQAGDETTLRRSALPELGGFVEDPDPDIAARALSRLTEAGQSDRALAFVERFADPNQPLQARLDAGRILVRSRAELARQAFADLLKRAGVYDAETLGLPQRKIAPELVRVAALGLTALGDETYVAHTQEYLQGAEIEPTIEVLSALASNPSDDAAVTLRIAMRDARHPVRRAAVSLYASREDARADALISALRSEDFETRRLIARQLIDRFDQAWRETISTRLNNPDQATETLRILQMVLRTDDDLQTIITPLVPQLEALASSTDAQSAALASYLLLRVESDGAVLEAIRTSSDPQTRQAYLEYLATTETPRQHLDEFRAHLFDDLFVLRLFAAVGIWRAFPDQVRAPASSPAEASPTPPSAASAPTAPDQPAQDEPAPDQPDE
- a CDS encoding DUF547 domain-containing protein produces the protein MRRWFSAAALVASLVTGGTAWAQEAPGEGGAPAASGEAAAAHGEVIDPALFGELLGRYVDGRGQVDYARWHASAADRQKLNAYVAAIGDAEVRGKSREAQLAFYINAYNALVLQQVLELWPLESVMRSEGFFKERRHRVAGQEMTLDELEHTRVIRARFNEPRIHFVLVCAAKSCPRLRPEPMRARRLEAQLEAAAREFIPATTRKVEGGSVETSQLFNWFAEDFIKSAGSVQAYLARYVRDEATRQALGEGAAVRFSEYDWAINAR
- a CDS encoding superoxide dismutase, which gives rise to MVGNHTLPELNYAYDALEPFIDEQTMRLHHSKHHMGYVNGLNNAEKALAAARESGDFGKIRDLERLAAFHGSGHFNHCLFWQNMTPADNYKDPSGDLLAQIKKDFGSLDNLKAQFGAASKAVEGSGWGILAWQPGGEQLVTLAAENHQKQTQFTAIPVLALDVWEHAYYLKYQNNRGQYVDQWWNVVNWENVAENFGRATQYKFELR
- a CDS encoding tetratricopeptide repeat protein; amino-acid sequence: MRDEFDLEEDGQTTPALMTLEALLGQGLDALPRDVRRALERDHYPEALKLANAHYAEKGAEDLNAALIYAILLVGRQLCEEALGVLRRALTHHAQNVSLQLSQVEALIVKGEFEAANALLDALGSVSTAEPRHRAFMGDMYLDMGAEDQAMDCYRQAVEQGVQAVDVSFRLGHLLFDREEFNEAAHYFGIAARLAGDNAMVWEMAATAYFEAGRVEDAAYAFKRVLQEDPENTSAWLYLGLCHQVLEDFEDAVDAFEEYVSLETESAVGWSQLGQSYLMLGRSEAALRAFEEAVNRAGDDVSMLNGATMAAYQSGDAEVAERWARRALEVGPENMEAQYNLGVLLLERRRVEEARLVLEQLVDQGPEDRGSALGALAVAEVIDGQRSAAFEHIAEAQRHKVDAEWLGAFAEEILKIEGGEPARVFLEGALSEDERWPAVRAMLSYVCAALAGESEIAGEQAAAFVDAVMASPGVVPMMWDFESWEAVAMRLKGASKQVFSKMLSVLEGRREIAAVADKIRG